The Fundidesulfovibrio soli genomic interval CATGGGGAAGACCATGGCCGCGGGGTCCACGCGCACGTGGATCAGGCAGGGGCCACGGCTGGCCAGGGCGTCGTCCAGGGCGGCCTCGGGGTCGGCCTGGGCGTCCAGGTCGATGCCGCGCACGCCGAAGGCCCGGGCCAGGGCGGAGAAGTCCGTACCCGCGGCGTAGCGCGAGGCGCTGCGGCGGTTGTAGAACAGGCGCTGCTGCTGGGCCACCAGGCCGAGGCTCTGGTTGTCGAGCACCACGATCTTCACGTTGGCCCCGGTCTCGGCCAAAGTGCAGAGCTCCTGGATGTTCATCTTCAGGCTGCCGTCGCCGCTGAAGCAGACCACCTGCGCGGCGGGGTCGGCCAGCGCGGCACCGATGGCGGCGGGCAGGCCGAAGCCCATCACGCCGAGCCCCCCGGAGGTCAGCCAGCGGCCGGGAGTCTTGAAGGGGAAGCTCTGGGCCACGAACATCTGGTGCTGGCCCACGTCCGTGACCACCACCGCGTCCTCGTCCATGCGTTCGGCCACGGCGGCGATCACGGCCCGGGCGTGGGTGCGCTCGGCGTCGTGCTCCAGGTGCGGGGCGTGCTCCTTGAGGCTGCGGATGCGCGCCATCCAGCCCCGGCGCTCACGCGGCTCCACCAGGTCGGCCAGGGCCTCGAGGAACTGCCCGGCGTCGGCGGCCACGCCCAAGTCGGCGGGCTTGATGCGCCCGAGCTCGGAGGCGTCCATGTTCACGTGGATGATGCGCGCCTCGGGGCAGAAGGTCGCCGGATCGCCGGTGGCGCGGTCGTCGAAACGGTTGCCCACGGCCACGAGCAGGTCGCACTCGTGCAGGGCGATGTTGGCGCAGGGGTGGCCGTGCATGCCGTGCATGCCCAGGTCCAACGGGTGGCCCGCCGGGATGGCCCCGAGGCCCATGAGCGTGCTGGTGGCCGGGATGGCGGCCTTCACCGCCAAGCGCAGGGCCTGGGCTCCGGCGCGCACCGCTCCGCCGCCGAGCAGCAGCACCGGGCGTTTGGCCGCGTTGATCATGGCCGCCGCGCGGGAGATGTCCCAGCCGGAGGCGGCCGGCAGGCGCTCGTCGCCGAAGATCGAGGCGGATGCGGACATGTCCTGCGCGGGCACGGGCTGGCACTGCACGTCCTTGGGGATGTCCAGGAGCACGGGGCCGGGACGCCCGGAGGAGGCCACGGCGAAGGCTTCGGCCAGGGCCTCGGGCAGCTCGGCCGCGCTGTCCACGCGGCGGCTCAGCTTGGTGATGGAGGCGGTGAT includes:
- the ilvB gene encoding biosynthetic-type acetolactate synthase large subunit; the encoded protein is MSITGARYIIEFLKHQGVRVVAGIPGGSILPIYDALAETRGIRHVLARHEQGAAFMAQGMARLTGRPGVCFATSGPGATNLVTAIADARRDGVPIVCITGQVPLPMIGTDAFQEVDIVAITASITKLSRRVDSAAELPEALAEAFAVASSGRPGPVLLDIPKDVQCQPVPAQDMSASASIFGDERLPAASGWDISRAAAMINAAKRPVLLLGGGAVRAGAQALRLAVKAAIPATSTLMGLGAIPAGHPLDLGMHGMHGHPCANIALHECDLLVAVGNRFDDRATGDPATFCPEARIIHVNMDASELGRIKPADLGVAADAGQFLEALADLVEPRERRGWMARIRSLKEHAPHLEHDAERTHARAVIAAVAERMDEDAVVVTDVGQHQMFVAQSFPFKTPGRWLTSGGLGVMGFGLPAAIGAALADPAAQVVCFSGDGSLKMNIQELCTLAETGANVKIVVLDNQSLGLVAQQQRLFYNRRSASRYAAGTDFSALARAFGVRGIDLDAQADPEAALDDALASRGPCLIHVRVDPAAMVFPMVPPGAANTQMLHGHEARAQAMPAERDMPEAVNMA